Proteins found in one Dermacentor silvarum isolate Dsil-2018 chromosome 8, BIME_Dsil_1.4, whole genome shotgun sequence genomic segment:
- the LOC119461307 gene encoding actin-related protein 2/3 complex subunit 4 — protein MSSTLRPYLTAVRHTLNAAMCLKDFSSQVVERHNKPEVEVRSSKELLLTPVVISRNEKEKVLIEGSINSLRISIAIKQADDIEHILCHKFMRFMMMRAENFIVLRRKPVEGYDISFLITNFHTEQMYKHKLVDFVIHFMEEIDKEISEMKLSLNARARICAEEFLKRF, from the exons ATG TCATCCACGCTGCGGCCATACCTCACAGCCGTGAGGCACACCTTGAACGCGGCCATGTGTCTAAAGGACTTCTCCTCCCAGGTCGTGGAAAGGCACAATAAGCCTGAAGTCGAAGTCAG GAGCAGCAAGGAGCTTCTGCTGACACCCGTGGTGATCAGCCGCAACGAGAAGGAGAAAGTGCTCATTGAGGGCTCCATCAACTCCCTTCGCATCAGCATTGCCATCAAGCAGGCCGACGACATCGAGCACATCCTCTGCCACAAGTTCATGCGATTCATGATGATGCGTGCTGAGAACTTCATTGTGCTGCGGCGCAAGCCTGTCGAG GGCTACGACATCTCGTTCCTCATCACAAACTTCCACACGGAGCAGATGTACAAGCACAAGCTCGTTGACTTTGTGATCCACTTCATGGAGGAAATCGACAAGGAGATCAGTGAAATGAAGCTATCACTCAATGCAAGGGCACGCATTTGCGCTGAAGAATTTCTTAAGCGG TTTTGA